In the genome of Aequorivita sp. H23M31, the window TTTTTGAGACAGTCATTAATGCAATGGAACAAAATCGAATATTAATTTCACAAGGCAATCGCCCATGGTGGCAGATTATCGTTGCTGCACTATTCTATACGGCAATGATTGCGTGTCTTTATCATTATTTTATAGAGATTAGCCTTAGGGCATCTCCAAGGATAATTCGGCGTTCTACGGTTTATCTACAACTTGCTATTTTCTTTTTTGCTGGAGGGTTTAGTTTCTCCGTGGTGAAGGATTATTATTTTGACATTAAAAAAAGGAAATATAAAATCCAATTCTGCGTAGGACCGGTTAAGATGGGGATTTGGAAAAAGTTCCGCAATCTTAATTATATTTCAGTTTTTAGAAATGGTCGTAATATTTATGAGGTAAATCTTTGGTACGATAGGAACCGACACTTTAACCTTATGGCTGCTAGCGAAGCCACCACAGCACTTTTAATGGGCAAACAATTAGCAGAAAAGCTCGATATCGATTTACTCGACGCTACTTTTCCCCATAATTCAAAATGGGTGGACAAAAACCCCTAAAATTGTATTAACTTTCCATTACAGCTCTAGATAGATTCGTAATTTTACCTTAATCTAAATATTATGCAGCTACAGAAAATAGATAGGGTAAAAACCATTACCAAAGAAGATTTTCTAAATAAGTATTTCAAGCCCCAAAAACCTCTCGTAATTGAAAATTCCATGGAGGATTGGCCAGCATTTAATAAATGGAACCTGGATTATATGGCCGAAGTTGCTGGGGAAAAGGACGTCCCCCTATATGATAATAGACCGGTAAGCCATAAGGATGGTTTTAATGAGCCCCACGCAACCATGAAAATGAGGGAATATGTGGCACTGCTCAAAAAAGAACCCACGAAATACCGAATTTTTCTTTGGAATATTTTAAAGGAAGTCCCCCAGCTACAAAATGACTTCTTCTATCCTGATTTTGGTCTAAAATTGATGAAAGGGTTGCCCATGCTTTTTTTTGGTGGAGAAGATTCTTATACATTTATGCATTACGATATAGATCTGGCCAATATATTTCATTTTCATTTTCATGGTAAAAAGAGGGTTATTCTGTTCGATCAAAATCAAAACGATTATTTATATAAAATCCCCCATTCTCTTATCACTAGGGAAGATATAGATTTCAATAATCCAGATTATGACCAATGGCCGGCCTTGAAAAAAGCAGAGGGTTATGAGGCTTACTTGGAACATGGCAATATGCTTTATATGCCCGAGGGATATTGGCACTACATGCGCTATGTTACCCCTGGATTTTCAATGAGCTTGCGAGCCATCGCAAGAAACCCTACAAACCTTGCCAAAGCAGTTTACAATATTGCCATTATGCGATATTTGGATCAGGCTATGCGAAAAATGAAGGGTCAAAAATGGATCGATTGGAAAAATGATCAGGCGGTCATTCGCACCAACCGAGCGCTTTAATTCAAAAGAAATTTTTATCTTTCTGAAAATTTTTTTGAGATGAAAACCCTCCTTACGCTACTGGCAATTCTTTCTTTACAACTCTCCTTTGCACAAGCATATCATGGCAAGGGAGATGTAAAATTTCAGGTGGGTACTAACCTTCAAGATAATGGTGCCGGAATAATGGCCAGCTTAGACTTTGGCCTTGGGGAAAATATATCGGTAGGTGTTGCATCGGTCTATCTTTTAGGAGTTCAGAAAGTCACAAATGAGGATGGGAAGGAAGTTCCCTTTGCCCCTTTTAAGGATCGTTTTGATTTAAAGGCCCGCTTTAATGCCAATCTAGGAAATGTGCTAAATATTGATGACAACTTTGATGTCTACCCAGGTCTATATGTAAGTTTAAAAAACTTTGGAGCCCATTTGGGTGCCCGCTATTTCTTTTCCCAGGGTTTCGGGCTTTTTACAGAACTGAATCTTCCAATTTCCAAATACAATACTGGCACACTCACCCAAGCAGAGAAATTGCACAATCAGTTTTCTGCAAACGTTGGAGTTTCCTTTTGTATATAGTAGATTCTTAATACGATAGAAGATGAAAAATATAAAACTCAAATCCTTCGCAAATGGCGATATAAACTTAAAAGAGAACTCGGTTGAAATCAATGACAACAGTAGCAGAATGAATAAAACCCTCTTTATAATATATCCCTTTCTATTTTTGATTTTCGGAATTTACCAGATCTACTCTGGAATTGTATCCGAAAGAGAGATTCAGATGATTTTGAGGATAATATCTGGAATTCTGTTGATTTCACTTCCTGCCATGCTATATCATTCAAATTTTGTCAGAACAAATAAAAAAGAAATTGAACTGACAGAAATTAAGAATGTTAAAATGAAAAAGCTATTTGGAGGGATTTTGGTTGACTTTAAATTAAAAGACAATTCTACCAGAAGAGTTTATAATATAAAGAATATATCCGATTGGAATATGATAAAGAATTATATGGCTGAAAGGAATATCGTTTGTTTGAATTAGAAGTCCCCGCTGGCGTAAGTTTGCAGCTCATGCCAAAACCAATGGCCATATAAAAAACTCCGTTCGCGCGAGTTTGTTCCTGGCACCTTACCCAAAAATTCCAAAGACCTTGCAATTGATTCAATATTGGTGTAAATTTGCACCAAAGAAATATATAATGACAAGGCAAAGTATATCCTTCACAAAACCAAATGATGAATGGTTAAAGAGTCAGGTTGATAGCAATGAATACGCTAGCAAAAGTGAACTCGTCAACGATTTAATTAGACAGGCAAGAAACCAGCAAGCCCAGATTAATTGGATTAAAGCAAAATTAGAGACCGCGGAGAATAATGGTTTCACCAATGAGAGCAAGGAAGAAATTTTAGCACAATCGAAGTCATTGCTCAATGGCTAATTACAGATTAAGTAATACTGCTAAAGAAGATTTAATACGAATTCATCATTACGGAGTACGCAAATTTGGAATTGATCAAGCAGACAAATACTATAATTCCTTTTTTGAATATTTTGAAGTTATTGCCCAAAACCCGTATTCATTTCAATCGGTCGATTTTATAAAAGAGGGCTACAGACGTTGTGTATGTGGTTCGGATAGTATTTATTATAGAATAAATAATAACCTAGTTGAAATAATGGCTATTATTGGAAGACAAGATGTAAACAATTTACTTTAATTTTCAAATCTCCTTAACCTTCCCATAAACCAAATCACTCTCCCACCCACGGTAAAAAAGATAATCTGCTAGTTTTTTTCTTTTCTTCTGAAGATCTTTTTCAGAAATTAATTGGTCCATTCGTTTTTCCGCTAGCTCTTCGAAGGTTTTGTAGTATTCTGAATCCGGTATTTCTTTTAAGGCAATCTGAATATTGAATTTTGAGATTTCCCTAATTTTCAACTCATTTACAATTCGTTGTTTCCCCCATTTTTTGGCCCTAAATTTTCCTCGTGCAAAAGCTTGAGCGAATCGTGTTTCATTTAAAAAATTGTGTTGCAGCAAATGATGGATTATCTGATCTCTAGCTTGTGGAATCATTCGCATTTCATAGAGTTTTTGGTTCACCTCCTTATGGCAACGTTCCTGATAGGTGCAGTAGCGTTCCATCCTTTTTGTTGCCTCTTCTACGGTGTATGTTTTGCGGGTGTTCAAACTTTTATATATAAATTGACAATTTAGGAAAATTACCCCTTCCGTCTAAACAATATTTCAGCTTTAAAGCTGAAAAATTTTTTGCGCCACCTTCCCTTTGATTGCTTCGTGCCTAGCAAGGGGAAAGAACACTTTTTAAAATTAACTTTCGTATAACCGAAGCTCCCCTCCCTCTGGGAGGGGCCGGGGGTGGGACAGAGGTGGGGTGGGACCAAAAAAAACCCCTTTAGAAGAAATCCTCTAAAGGGGCTGAAGTTATTTGATCAACTCTCCGTCCTTGTCGTGAAAGTGATACTCTAGATAAGTATAGGCATCTCGCGGTTGGATCTTTACCCACTTCTTATGCTCCAAAAACCATTTGGTACGCACGGAAGGGAATCCTTTTGTCAGAAATGCGGCTATAAAAGGATGTGTATTCAAGGTAATCTTTTTATAGTCCTTTGTGAAAAGGCGTTTCACCTCTTCATTAATTCTATTAATAACGATAATTGGAGCTTCAATTTCCCCATCGATCACATTACTTGGATCTTCTTCACGGGTCTTGATGTTCATCTCCGGTCTAACTCGTTGACGGGTTATCTGTATCAACCCAAATTTACTTGGAGGAAGAATTTTGTGTTTTGCTCGATCATCCTTCATCTCTTCACGAAGGTGATTGTAGAGCTGCTTGCGGTGATTGGTGTTGGCCAAATCGATAAAATCCACCACAATAATTCCTCCCATATCGCGCAATCGTAGCTGTCTTGCCACCTCGGTGGCTGCAATCATATTCACTTCGAGAGCAGTGCCCTCCTGTGTTTTTTGTTTGTTGCTTCTGTTACCGCTGTTCACATCTATTACGTGCATTGCTTCGGTATGTTCAATTACCAAATAAGCTCCTTTGCTTCCTGATACGGTTTTTCCGAACGAAGTTTTGATCTGTCTGTCAATGCCGAATTTCTCAAACATTGGCACATTCGAATCATAGAACTTGACGATATTGTCTTTTTTTGGTGCAATTTCCTGCACATAATCTTTTATTTGCAAGTATAGGGTTTCATCGTCTATATGTATTGCTGAGAAGGAATCGTTAAACATATCACGGATGATAGAGGCTCCCCTGTTTAGCTCGCTTAGCACCTTCGATGGGTGGTGCGCCCCTTGAAGCTTCTTACACATCGCTGTCCAGCGCTCCATAAGATTCTCTAAGTCTTTGTCCAGTTCTGCTACTTTTTTGCCCTCGGCAACGGTGCGTATAATTACACCGAATCCTTTAGGTTTAATGCTTGTTATCAAGCGCTTAAGCCTATCTTTTTCTTCATTGGATTCTATTTTTTGGGAAACGGAAACACGGTCTGAAAATGGCACCAACACAATATACCTCCCAGCTATAGAAAGCTCGGAGCTTAAACGTGGGCCTTTTGTGGAAATGGGTTCCTTTACTATCTGCACAAGGATTGACTGATTTGTTTTCAGGGCATCGTTTAGATTCCCATTTTTATCAATCTCCTTT includes:
- a CDS encoding cupin-like domain-containing protein; this translates as MQLQKIDRVKTITKEDFLNKYFKPQKPLVIENSMEDWPAFNKWNLDYMAEVAGEKDVPLYDNRPVSHKDGFNEPHATMKMREYVALLKKEPTKYRIFLWNILKEVPQLQNDFFYPDFGLKLMKGLPMLFFGGEDSYTFMHYDIDLANIFHFHFHGKKRVILFDQNQNDYLYKIPHSLITREDIDFNNPDYDQWPALKKAEGYEAYLEHGNMLYMPEGYWHYMRYVTPGFSMSLRAIARNPTNLAKAVYNIAIMRYLDQAMRKMKGQKWIDWKNDQAVIRTNRAL
- a CDS encoding DUF6646 family protein: MKTLLTLLAILSLQLSFAQAYHGKGDVKFQVGTNLQDNGAGIMASLDFGLGENISVGVASVYLLGVQKVTNEDGKEVPFAPFKDRFDLKARFNANLGNVLNIDDNFDVYPGLYVSLKNFGAHLGARYFFSQGFGLFTELNLPISKYNTGTLTQAEKLHNQFSANVGVSFCI
- a CDS encoding ribbon-helix-helix domain-containing protein, with the protein product MTRQSISFTKPNDEWLKSQVDSNEYASKSELVNDLIRQARNQQAQINWIKAKLETAENNGFTNESKEEILAQSKSLLNG
- a CDS encoding type II toxin-antitoxin system RelE/ParE family toxin, producing the protein MANYRLSNTAKEDLIRIHHYGVRKFGIDQADKYYNSFFEYFEVIAQNPYSFQSVDFIKEGYRRCVCGSDSIYYRINNNLVEIMAIIGRQDVNNLL
- a CDS encoding regulatory protein RecX, which codes for MNTRKTYTVEEATKRMERYCTYQERCHKEVNQKLYEMRMIPQARDQIIHHLLQHNFLNETRFAQAFARGKFRAKKWGKQRIVNELKIREISKFNIQIALKEIPDSEYYKTFEELAEKRMDQLISEKDLQKKRKKLADYLFYRGWESDLVYGKVKEI
- a CDS encoding Rne/Rng family ribonuclease, producing the protein MNYELFIRSGSQAVDFALLKDGRLIELHKEEDDNKFTVGDIFLAKIRKTVPGLNAAFVNVGYEKDGFLHYHDLGPKVLSLLKFIKGVTSGKLKDYSLKDFPFEKEIDKNGNLNDALKTNQSILVQIVKEPISTKGPRLSSELSIAGRYIVLVPFSDRVSVSQKIESNEEKDRLKRLITSIKPKGFGVIIRTVAEGKKVAELDKDLENLMERWTAMCKKLQGAHHPSKVLSELNRGASIIRDMFNDSFSAIHIDDETLYLQIKDYVQEIAPKKDNIVKFYDSNVPMFEKFGIDRQIKTSFGKTVSGSKGAYLVIEHTEAMHVIDVNSGNRSNKQKTQEGTALEVNMIAATEVARQLRLRDMGGIIVVDFIDLANTNHRKQLYNHLREEMKDDRAKHKILPPSKFGLIQITRQRVRPEMNIKTREEDPSNVIDGEIEAPIIVINRINEEVKRLFTKDYKKITLNTHPFIAAFLTKGFPSVRTKWFLEHKKWVKIQPRDAYTYLEYHFHDKDGELIK